A window from Falco naumanni isolate bFalNau1 chromosome 3, bFalNau1.pat, whole genome shotgun sequence encodes these proteins:
- the MAL2 gene encoding protein MAL2, whose amino-acid sequence MLPSGASSMPPPPNPAAYFPPPRVTLPSGLDILRTYSGAVIFLEILFGTIVWILVASTGVPLLLLQGWVMFVAVTAWFLSIVFLCVFLFGYANRIAVNWNQTDFLFHGTTFVFYFGAFLLQAATTSLHYFPRKFNSTTQEKLLAHHEYNISIAASIFAFATAVCYGCSTALALRRWRL is encoded by the exons ATGTTGCCCAGCGGAGCGTCGTCCATGCCGCCGCCTCCCAACCCCGCCGCCTACTTCCCGCCTCCCCGGGTCACTTTGCCCTCCGGCCTGGACATCCTGCGCACCTACTCGGGAGCCGTCATCTTCCTGGAGATC CTATTTGGAACGATAGTCTGGATTTTGGTAGCTTCTACTGGAGttccgctgctgctgctgcagggatgggtaATGTTTGTAGCAGTGACTGCGTGGTTCCTGTCCATTGTGTTCCTGTGTGTGTTCCTCTTTGGTTATGCAAATAGAATTGCTGTCAACTGGAACCAAACa gattttcttttccatgggacaacttttgtcttttattttggaGCTTTTCTACTGCAAGCAGCAACTACATCTCTACATTACTTTCCCCGCAAATTCAATTCCACCACACAAGAGAAGCTTCTAGCTCATCATGAATATAACATAAGCATAGCAGCCTCG ATTTTTGCCTTTGCAACAGCTGTTTGTTACGGTTGCAGTACAGCCCTGGCATTAAGAAGATGGAGGCTATAG